The DNA region TGTTTTACTGTGTTATCAGTGATCCTTACTCTATAGAGTTCAGTTATCCTTGTAGTAGTTATTAAAGTTAATTCGCAGCAGAAAATCCTCCAAATGTGGTTGGTATCCTCTATTTACAAGCTTTGTTaccactggaaaaaataaaataaataaagtaagCTTCAACTAAGATTAATATTGCAAATTCATCCTTGACAGCATCTGtgccttttaattaaaaaaaaaaaaccaagaaaatcaTAATGCAGAAATCTGAGAACAAATGTACATTTTAACATAAGAAAAGTCCAGTATTTCTTTCTggaattataaaatattttaaataaatacaaaagaaGGACTATGTGTCAGTTCCAAGTGAAAGTGCATTATTCTAACAAAGCATTTCCTTCTTATGTCGCtttcacagaaacaaagaaatcacagaatctttCACAATAAAGATGGTGTGTTCCTATCACAATCACAACTGACCAGGAAGCACATTTAGGTCCTCAGGAGACCTCTGTGaaagaagcagctctgctgaagtgAAGTCCATTGTGAGAGAGAAAAGCCAAGAGAAATTCCTAGGACAAAGCCCTCACGCTCTATGAACGGACACACCAACTGCTCTAAACATCCTCCagtacaaaggaaaaaagccaacaGAAGCTCCCTAAGCTCACAAACATCCCATGCACCAATACCAAGGGAAtcagcaagcagcagcagcatgcaAGGAAGAAGGGGAGGTGTCTTTTTAGAAGTTAGGGCCCGAGCCAAAGCCATTGAAGTCCAGAAAACTTTGTATTGGCTTTCAATGGATTCTGGATCAACCCCTTGTGGAGAGAGAGCATTTTACAATACATGGTGACTGAAGGTACAAGTGGAGATGAACAAGCACATATTTGTTTTGTAGTGCTTAACAAAGAGGGTGTAAAAAAATGGGTCACTCATCAGATTTCCTTACAGAATGGTCTATTAATCTCTGTCCATGAAGCAACCATAGATCTCGTAGTATGGGCTTAGGTGGCTCCCACAGGTGTTCTGACTTCCTGTAGAATTTGGAAGCAGCCATTCTAACTCATCCTGAAATATCTGTTTTTGGTCCTTTGATACCATTTTTGGACACCCTTAAAGAATAAAAAGGGCAGCTCATTTCCTGAAGAATATAGTCTGaactagaaaatattttagaagaatAGATAGAAGAAAAGCAGATGCACCTCCCTCGGGAATTCAAGATTTTCTAAAAAAAGGAACCCAGATCCCACAAACAGCCTTTATAACAGACGAAGGATAAGTAATGTACTTAAATACAAGCAAGATCTGAAAGACATATGGAAGGTAACCATTTCAGCACATTATAGCCTAAGCTGAGAGTGAGATGAAATTTTACCATAGTAAAGGAAAGAACATTTGTCAATAGTTGAACACAGTTGAAAAGCTTGCCTGGAGCACATGCTGGAAGGCTCTCTGAGCTTTAGTCCAACGTGGGAATCAGAACTTCCAAATCTCATACTAGTGGTAAAACTCAACTATTGCATATATATCTAAAATTACTTCTGAGTGGTATCTATCTCTCACTGCTGCCAATAAAAAGTTTCAGAACTCACttccagagaaaagaaaaaatgtatgcACAAAAGTACAGCTAAATACCAAATACTTATTTTGTAAATCAGCAAAAACTTACAGTCAGTTTTCAAATATCTGGTAGATTTCATGTGTGTACATCTCAATTGATGTACATGCAGATCTGATCTTGGCAAACCACAACAATGCAGTTTTCATTTGGGAAGTATATTTCCAACATTCCTTAAGCATATAATCTTCCTACTTTTACATTATATTACTAAAATATTCCAGTAGCCAGTTGACCTTTTGTTCCATCTAGAATTTATGCAATTTCTTACCTTTGAATAAGAAATGGGAGTAATACTTGAAGGTGTTGTAGGACTGCTGCATCAGACCAAAGTTGGGATGGACAGCCATTTGCTTCCCTGCATCAAAGCTCCACGACTGCGAGATGAGCTGGCTGCGGAACTTCAGGATGAGGCTGAAGATGCTGTGGATGATGTTCATCACAGGGGCTGCCTTCTCTGTCAACAGACCCCTGACAGAACAAAAACAACTGCACAAATCAGTTGATGTAATTTACTGGTTGTAAGACTATAAATACAAAGGAATGACAACCCTTTAGGTTAAAGAtaatggctttaaaaaaatccccaagacTGCAGCCAACAAATTTTAAACAAGGTGCCTAAATCTAACACAGTTTACTTGCACTTCCAAGAAACTTATATCTGCCCTAGAGAATCTGATTTCTAGAAAGACATTTGCCTTTGCAAAAGAGATGACATTTAACAGCAACATGTTCTGACTTTCCTTAAACTTTAATCTCCTCTCATCCTACCACCTGCTATCCAAAGAGCAGCTCTAGGCAAGCCTTTTCTGATTAAAACTCGCAAACAGAGACATGAAaggagaaatttcttttcttgcttttaatttctgttctgtATCATCTCCCTCCATCTCACCACTTCATCATTTCAGTGTACACTGTACAAGAAGAAACCAAATAAACTGTAGCTCCTTTCCTTTCAgtcacaccacaccacaccacgCCTCACATACAGTAACTAAGGGGCTAAAAGCTTGTGATTCCTAAAAGATGGTTGTCTCTTGCACTGCTCATAAAGCTAGACAAATCTTTTTGTCCTTTCCAAGTCCAGCCCTGGCCACTGCACACATATTAAAAGCACACACGTTGTACAGAAGATGCATCTCATATCCTTCAGCAAGGCTTACTGGGCACACTAATGATGCTGAATGAAACAGCAGTAATTTACAAAGGACAGAGTGACAGAAAAAGAACTGTGGCATGTGTGCCCTTAGTTTAGAGCTGTCCTGAGCAGCTGGAAGCTTGCAGAGGCATGGTGACCAGGAGCAGGAGGTAACTCAAGGAGTCCAGGGAAATGAAAAGGATGGATAGCTGAGAAAAAGTATCAAAGTACAGACCTTGTGAGATGCCATGAAGTTTGTTTCTTACATAAGAACACTTTCACATGTAAAGACTAATTAATGTGTCAGGTAAAAGTCAGTTTTGCACAAATACATTAGGCTAGGACTGGCCACTCCCTTAACATGCATTTGAAGTAAAAGCAAGTATGGTAACTTGCCTGAAGATTGCTTTGTTGAGGTATTCAGCATGTGTTCTGTGAATTTCTTCCAGGTTGCCCACAGAAGACAGTTTGTTTCCAAATTCACACCATGTAACATGAAGGATCTGATTAGCAATGTAACCTTGAATTACTTTCACAAAATGCTGCATCTCATGTTTATACAGCTGGAGCTGTCGAAACTGGACAGAATTTGATGCACGACTCACtaaagctgaaaacaaaagcagaaatatattATCAACCACAGAGACCAtctaaaatcagaattttttaagGAATTTAGATTTTTATTAGTAGAGTCTAATCCTGTTTAAAATGCCTTCAGCACCCTCTGCTAGACAATTGCTTATATACAGTCATGTCAAACTTCAAAAGCCACAATTTTCTCAGAACATCTTCCTTTGCATTTTGAACAGGATGCTCTCTTTCACTAGTCACACTCACCAGTGCGCTTCAAGTGAAACCAAACATCCTTGAGAGTCCACACCATGTGCTTCAGCTGaagcaaaaaggagaaaatcttGTTGTATTTATTCATGCAGCTCTCAGTAATGACAATGTTCAGAGGCCAGTCAACCTACAAGAAACAACAGTGCTGATCATACTACATTTTTTGTTAGAAATTataacattatttaaaatacaagtaTTTCAACaattattatgtattttaataatgCAATGCAATGGGCAGGCTAAGTAAATCCTGTCGTTTCCATTACACATTATTTTACTCCATTCTTAGATACTGTATTCTTATTAACATATTCACCACTGTACATAAGAACCATGGCATAAGTGCAGTATTCTACCTTGCTCCATGACCTCTTACCTTGTACCTGAGCTCTAAGCAGCTCAGAGCATCCGGTGCATTGGGCGTGAACATTTCTGGGAGATACTTGAGGGCAAAAGAAAGATTGGAAGCAAGCTGGGTGTCACCATGAAGACTGTACTGTAGTGCTTTATTTAGGATAGAATTAAGAACCAGTGGATTCAGCAATTCACCAGGTGTTTGTCCTGATCCAAGctggagataaaaaaaaaaaccaaaccactaATTACATCATATTAATAAAAAGTCTTGGCTCTTGAACACAGGTGAATTAAAGCACAATGATAAAGTGGTGATTACCCTGCCTTGATTGGAAGTTTTTACTTCTGCCATAGGGATGCATGAACAGCATAAAAAGCAACTTCTGAACTATTTTCTGTTCACAGCCTGAAGGGTAATCTCATACCtacactgatttattttcttatgtcTGCTGTGGTTCAGTTCCTCCTGCAGGGAATAGAGTCTTTAGAAAGCCAGGGATTCAAGGAATTTATCTGACTTGAATCTGCCTGTCTCATCACCTCAGCACTCTCAGAGGTTTACAAATAAAGCTATTCATCAAGTCTAAATCCCCAAGTGCTCTCCCTAGTTGGGTCTAAAGCATTTTCAGAACTCAGAAAAATGCATTAACTCTCCTACAGCTGCCTATGTCCATGGGCAACAATCTGAATCAACCCAGGCTATCTGTCCTACCTTGTTGTCTTCCCCATGAACACAGCAGTAAGTCATGAAAACACTGCCTCATCAGAGGGCCAGCACTCTCTTCACATGGCCTCCCCTCTGCTCTCTAGCTGAGGATATTTAAGGTAAGAGTAGGTAGTTTGCAACACAGTGGGCAGCTTTCCACTGGATTTTAGCAAATGGCAACAGGCTCTTccagccttgctgccagcagacaggaggggacagcaatAGTGCAGCAGCTTTCACAGGAAATAGTGAGGTACCCTTCCAGGAGTGCTTATCTGTCCAAGACCTTTTTATTCCATCCTTACAACATTAACAGAGTTCCTTGCTACAGACTTCTCAACACAGCACAAAAGAGGAAAACTCCACAAGCCAGGATTCCAATTCACACCATTCTCTCATTCCCATCCAAATCAATTCAGAGGCATGAAGGCAAAGCAgacaccccaaaccctggggTTAAGACAACAAAGCAAATACCTTCTCAAACAACAGGTCACTGAGTGACTGAGCAAACTCCCCATCTTCCATTAATAAAAAGTGTCTCAGTGCTTCAAAATGCTTCTCTACATTCAGCTCCACAAAGTAGTAATCAACTATTGCTTTGTTCACAAGAGAAACACTAAgaataaaaacacagaaaagataTTACACTTACATGCAACTCCTTCCTTACTGTTAACATTCAGCTGTGGCTACATCAGATTAATACTCCAGTACTTAACCCTGCTATTTAAGATGTTACTCATATAGGCAAAAAACATGAGACAAAAAATCCTCATCCATTATATATCAGAACTAAAACCTACCACTTCAGGTAACTGGGTTCTGAAAAATACTGGGGAAGTATTTTAAGACCGGCTACATACAGTGATCTTTGGAATATGCTGCTGGACCTGGATCAacattttatcaattttttatCAATAGCATTCTGATCTCTGCACCTACACAAATTAAAAGACTATTAAATCCCCAGTAAGAATATACTAATTGAAAAAAACTCTGACACCAGATATTAAGATCTATACTACAGTTTAGCATCTAGATCTATACACAGCCTACAGTACCGTCTAGGTATTCAACTTAgctttaaatactttaaatactTGCCTATCAGGGATAGGGTTATTCTGGCAGCACAAAAACTCAGGCTCAGTTTGCTGAATGTGTGAATCTGCACACAGATCATTCTGGCAGCCAACCAGGTGTTTAAAATGAGGTTAGACAATAACATCTTTCTACATTGCACCAAACTTTGAGTATAGCACACTGAGAGCTAGCAGATGGAAACTTAAAGGAAAGCAGATTCTAAAAAAGTGTCTGTAATTGTTTTCATGACAAAAGCTAATCTTGTACAAAGTAACaaaaacttttatttaaaatattattagaTATACTCATTAAACCATCCAACATGTATGTGGTTTCCTTATATATTCCAATGGTAACAAGAACTGCTTCCATTATACCTCAAAACAGCCTTGAAGCTGGAGTTCCCACATAAGCATGAAATATACCCTGATCAATATGAGATTTCAAgaatttaaagattttttttactcccttcgctttcatttttcaaatataaacTAGCACACATAAAGAATACaccttctttttaaaagaacGAGGAAACTAATGGTGTCAAAATCACTGCTGCATAATCTACAAGACTTCCCTCTGAGTGCTTATATTACAAACAcacattcacatttttaatttgcataTAAATGTCTAAGTTTATGTTATTATTTATCATGCAGATCTGATCTTTTTAATTACTAATGGACCATTTACTGAATTATTTCTAGGACCTAAAAGCAAATTTAACACATCTATGTGCAACTCCTTTAATTGCAAAATTAATTGCAAAATTCCTAACAAATACTCACTGAGATACAAGTGGAGCAGTAATAGAACGTTTCATCAGCACTGGCAGAGACAAGAGCTCACTCAGCTGTACAGCAGTTTCATCTGTTGCAGACTGCACTGTAGGGTCCACAGGAAATGTGTATGATCTTGGTATCACGTGATGCAAGAGATGAGAAACTGGTGGCTCtgctacatttaaaaatacacaaataataTAAGTTATTATAGTTAAGAAGCTTAATAATATGTTCCTATTAACCTCTGTATACAAAGACTTCTAGGTCAGAAAATCATAACATGTCAAAATGTATTTCTCATCTTTGTGCCTTGGAGCAAATTGTTTGGTTATTACAGTTCCTAACATTGGTAATTCACTGGTAAGTCATAACATTCAGCTTTCTAGCTCAAATTCATCACATCTTCTATTGATCTACTATTCCAGCAGTTCTACTCACACATCAAATCATAACTATCTTGATACTTTTCAATACAATACTGATCAGATAAGGCTTTCAAATAAGCTTGTTCTTTCTTCCATgcatcttcctcttccccttctctctcCTTGGCTGTGGCAGCATTAGCTTCAGAAGATAAAGTTTCTTGAGGCACGGTATCTTGAGAAATGGCCTTTTCAGGTTCTTCTTTCTAAAATTCATGAATGGACAAATTTTATGAGAGATGTTGGCTTTGTCTGTTCAGGCTTAATGTGTTCCTACAGGTAACTGCCTAGCTgttcaaatgaaaagagaagagcCTACTCGCCTGTGTGTTTCAGACACGTAGAAACAAAATGATTTTACAGCAACTACTAGATCAGAGAGGAATTTACTACCTTTACTTTCAGTtcaatttttcaaaagaaaaataagtccTCTCAACAACCCCTTTTGCTTCTTACCTGTAAGCTCTGTGTGGAATCTGGAGAAGGGTCCTTGTTGACAACATCTGCAATTACTGTAAATACAATTAAAGTCAGCATTTACTTAGACCTGCTTATAATACTTGGTTCATACCTCAGATCTGCTCCTAAAGCAGTTCAAGATTCCTGTATAAACTATCGCAGAAACAACCACACCAATAACAGTAcctccccacagctccaccCAGGTAGTTTTATGCATGTTCTCTACTTAAGGACCCTAAAGGTCCTGTTTCACAAAATTCCAGGctaaaagtttcattttttaatgctCTGCTTCTTGCATACAGGAGACAAGTCTAAGCTCAAATTCTTTCCTCTGAAATCTAGCACTGTATGAAAAGTAATGCAAGGAATTAAGTGGAATAAGTAAGGAAGAAAGGACCCgtttagaaaataaacatttggaGTTACTTTCATAAGCCCTTAAACAAATGCTGACTGAATAaacctaattttattttaccttcttctttcttttctattgtattttcctttttatcatcTTGAATATTAGCATCAGGAGAGTCTGTAACACTGTCAGATATCTGTGACTGAGGCAAAGTCTCTTCCTTAACTTGTGATGGTTTTGCATCCTTCCTGCCCCCTTCAGCGGGAGAGAACTCCTCACTGTACAGAAGTGTCTGAACTGTGGAGTCGGACGAAGAACCCGAAATGGCTTTACGATGAGGTATAGGATCACTTTCTGTAGATGGGGCCCACTTCCCTATTTGGATGCTAGACTGGGATGCGTGTCCAAAGGGGCTCCAACGGGATTTCAAAGGCTCTGCATCCGACACCAGCTCTCCAATTTTGATGTGTGACTGCGAGGCGTGCCCGTGGATGTTCCAACGAGGCCTGGCTGAGGCCACCTCTGACACGTTTTCACCAATCTTGATATTGGCATCAGATGCGTGACCATGGCTGCTCCATCGAGGCCTTGCAGGAGCTACATTTGACACATACTCTCCAATCTTAATATTGGCTTCTGAAGCATGTCCATGGATGTTCCACCTGGGCCTTGAGGTCTCTATCTCTGAAGCATATTCCCCAATTTTAATATGAGCTTCAGAAACATGTCCATGAATATTCCATCGAGGTTGCCTAGACTCAACTTCAGAAgtacagctgctgctttttatatGGGAATCTGAAGAATGCCCATAAGGACTTGAATGTGGCTGGTAAGTGTCCACTTGAGGTACATATTCTCCCACTCTAATGTTGGCATCAGATGCATGTCCATGAATATTCCAGCGAGGCCTTCTGTTGTCCACACCAAATAAGTTTTCCCCAACTCTGACATGTCCCTGCCAAGCTGCAGACGGTCTGAGAACTGTACTGAAATCATACTCGCTCTGCTGATGCAATGGTGCACTGTCTTCTTCTGGTGGTCCTCTCACAACAGCCTGACTTTCACTCACTTGCAAAGTCTGAGAAAGATCTGAGTTAATATTTTGGAATGCTTCATCGAGCAAAGATCCTTGCATCCTGACAGCAACAGACTGTTCATCTTGTGACTTTGATAAGAAATCTTCTATATTTACATTGGATTCAGGCAAGGACTCAGCACTGTATAGAGAACTGCATGCTTTCTCTGAATTTTGGAGATTGCTTTCAGATCCTGTTGCTTTAGGCTGAAAATGCTCATCAGCATCATTATTtgctggctctggcacaggcAGTGCTTTGTCAGCAGAAGCAGCATATCCCTGTTCAGTCTCAGATTCTTCTCTGCCAACTGTCTCATTAGAAGGCAGAGGTTTGACAAAAGACtcctaaaaaagaaataattattacaCTGTATGGTTGGTCACATATCAACCTACTAATTAAGGCATTACTTTATTACAGGATTaaaaatttcccaatttttctgATGAGTACATAAATGATAACTACTCACCTTGCTGTTGCAGTGAACCTTGTGTTTACTGAACTGAAATGAACTATGAAATTAAGTCCCTTTAGGGAAACCTGGAACAGCAACTTGAAGtttatgtaagaaaataaactcaCTTGTGAAGGTGGCTCTTTCTCAACAGGGGTTTTATCCAAAGCCAACTGGCACTGTTTATAAGGAATAATATCTAATTTTCTCCTATAGCTTCCCTCTGGAAGTTTTTCAAGCATTTcctacaaattaaaaaaaaaaaaagaaaaaagtctttaaGTACCAAGTATCAAATTTTCTAAATTACACTTCTTAAATCTTTTTAGGAGGTACCTCAATGCGTTTTTGATCTTCTAACAGAAACTTAAGACGGGCTGTTTCCAACTTGTGGCGCTgaattttccataattttctttGTTCCCTACGGGCTGCATCATCAGAAAGTTTGCTATAATGGTCAATTAATTCCTGCCTAAATGAAGGTAAAAAGAAAGTTACAGATTTTTGCACACTGATTTTCATCTTCCCATCTAAAGAATAAAACTTTTTAGCACTTCAGAACTGAGAATTGGTTCTTGAAATGTAGAAGCCAGAGGCTTCAGTCACAGAATAAACAGGTGGAAAACACAGGACTGCATTTTTAGTCAACATGTATTTCTGTAACTATttttattagtattagtattagtaggTAATTCATTTGGTTTAAGTAATTTTAGATGAAACAGAAGAAAGTGAAATATCAAACTCCAACTGCTTTTTACTTCTGCTTTGACATACGTGACCATTTTTGCTGTGGgctctgcttttaaattttaagatgcagtcaatttttttcttgaaatttttaTTATAGCAAAACCCAGCATAGGGTTGGCACAAATCAGTGGGTCCCAGATTTTATGGCCACTAACAATTTGTAACAAAATTGCTCACTGATTGCCAAAAATTCTTACATCCATCTTCTAACTGCAAATATTACCCTTGTAGAATAAAGTCTGCAAAATACTGTGAATTTTAACATACAATTACTTTTTCCTGAGATCTTTATGATAATTTTGAAGACAACTCAGATACATTTaccttgcctttttttccagttcttctTCTAAAGCTTTCagtcttttttctctctctctgagctCTCGGGCATAGCTGAAATCATCATCAATCTCCTCTTGCTTTATTGCAAGACGACGCTGCATAAATATTTAACACTTTTAAAAGCTGTTCCCAATACCAGCTGTAACACACACATCTACAAGAAGTTCTTATTTGTACACCATGAGCTACTAATTCAACTTCAGTACAACATATCCATTCATTTATTTGCCTAAGAAATATAGTCTGCCTCTAGAATGGCAGAGAGATACCTCTTGGTCCTTTGCAAACTGTTCCTTCAGCTTCTGAAACTGCTCCCGTTTCTTTGCATCCAAAGCCATTCGTTCTGATATTTGCTTGTCTGTGTTAAAATAAAGATTCTGTTAGTTTACATTAACAAAATCACTAGAGAGCACATAAAATGCCACTATAACTTACCACTAATGGCTTTCAGTACTTTGCTAGCAGTTTCCCGAGCATGAACAATTAATTCTTGTTTGGCTATTTCCATGCGCAAgtcctaaaaataaaataaaagaaaataaaattaaatttaaaagaaaaagccaaggtggaattttttctattattttagacTTGAAATACACTGATACACAGTTGCAAAGACAGATGCACATTTTATAATGGTTATTAATCAATTAATACaacaaaaatatgaataaaacaAGTAAATGCAAAATCTACAAACTAGTCTTGAAAGTTAATACTCCAGACTTTAAAACAAACGAATTCCATCTGATATATAAACTAAATTGATGGAATCTGAAGGCCAGAATTTTCTTTGTAGTTAAAATGTTCTGAAAAAACAATTAGCCATGGAAATCACAAACAGTCTTATCTGGTTACTAATTAGTTTATCTCATTTGTTAAATCAGAATCTAACAGTCTTTTCAGTAAGAGGACAAATCTCCTAATGTAAAGAACTAAGATCAAAGTCTAACACTCATTTAATATATGAAAAGGCTAAAAAATATCAACACACCACCTATACTTTTAAAAGCTATATTAcataatttcaatatttaataatttttatttgctgcaatTAAAACTGTAATTTACCCATTAAAAATCTGACTGTAAATACAAATTCTTTAGAGGTtataacaaaaatgaaaattgactatttttaaaaaatcataatgAGGTATTTGCTCCTTTTTCATTTACCTTTTCCTCCTTGCTTATAGAACTGTATCGAGCAATTCTTTCCATTCGACCTACGTACACTGCACAATCTCTCTCTATTTCCTTCAGTTcttcaagggaaaaaataactgaaatcCGGGGAACAGGTATATCTGACCAACATATATAATGCTGAAAAATGAGAGATTTCCTTTtacatacattttaaatattatgaaTTCACattacacattttttttaacttagtCCTGCTTCACAAAACCTCCATACAGGATCTATTTCACTTGAGGTATTAGGCTTACATGTGACACCACATAGCTGATaatgagctgctctgctgagactgAGCAGCTCTGATGTTAAGGAGAACACTTGCTCCCTGGGAATGTTTACAGACTTTAGACACCTCTctggttgttttatttttggacATATAGAGAGAAGACACAAAATAGTTGAACATGTTCTTCTTATCAAGGACAAGAATCGTTCTGCAAAAT from Ammospiza nelsoni isolate bAmmNel1 chromosome 5, bAmmNel1.pri, whole genome shotgun sequence includes:
- the TUBGCP6 gene encoding gamma-tubulin complex component 6 is translated as MESITQLFNDLCEAHLTALPWKVHLGRQKISKRRAKQNLKRVAYNALFMNLFQDEARKLQSNVSRLPVKNKILMLSFNLRVAGLGAQADRLENLVEELETAECLPFTEVNSVLDLLVQLAGTGPPQLVPQKKDYFLNNKYVGRNVKYQGYDYYDVSVFEADIQSLITNEECQFNDTIQQTLQIMEAAPGTGLPAMGLFSQSCPAGDKFEKETRVSLFGALVHSRTYDMDIKLDLPPVPDNADLSGLAIKVPQSIDQSEDEGFQSASNLTPDSQSEPSMTPDIDLWDAVLTYGPSKRRCWERIGYPPGKKEEPYLTEAGREAFDKFYKLREGELQLFANTVLQLPQLALVKEPELVKDVLNVLIGVVSTTFSLNQAAQSFVIKEGVYVSGTSPETMHNLLSEVAEYGTYYMRLSRFSLQPVLDSSYSKGLVFQAFTSGLRKYLQYYRACVLSTPPTLSLLTISFLFKKLGRQLRYLAELCGIGTTALGISGGAGASFPTGVKLLSYLYKEALNNCSNEHYPVLLSLLKTSCEPYTRFIYDWVYSGVFRDVYGEFMIQVNEDYLCFRDKHYWTHGYVLISKEVEDCVPVFLKHIANDVYICGKTINLLKLCCPRHYICWSDIPVPRISVIFSLEELKEIERDCAVYVGRMERIARYSSISKEEKDLRMEIAKQELIVHARETASKVLKAISDKQISERMALDAKKREQFQKLKEQFAKDQERRLAIKQEEIDDDFSYARELREREKRLKALEEELEKKARQELIDHYSKLSDDAARREQRKLWKIQRHKLETARLKFLLEDQKRIEEMLEKLPEGSYRRKLDIIPYKQCQLALDKTPVEKEPPSQESFVKPLPSNETVGREESETEQGYAASADKALPVPEPANNDADEHFQPKATGSESNLQNSEKACSSLYSAESLPESNVNIEDFLSKSQDEQSVAVRMQGSLLDEAFQNINSDLSQTLQVSESQAVVRGPPEEDSAPLHQQSEYDFSTVLRPSAAWQGHVRVGENLFGVDNRRPRWNIHGHASDANIRVGEYVPQVDTYQPHSSPYGHSSDSHIKSSSCTSEVESRQPRWNIHGHVSEAHIKIGEYASEIETSRPRWNIHGHASEANIKIGEYVSNVAPARPRWSSHGHASDANIKIGENVSEVASARPRWNIHGHASQSHIKIGELVSDAEPLKSRWSPFGHASQSSIQIGKWAPSTESDPIPHRKAISGSSSDSTVQTLLYSEEFSPAEGGRKDAKPSQVKEETLPQSQISDSVTDSPDANIQDDKKENTIEKKEEVIADVVNKDPSPDSTQSLQKEEPEKAISQDTVPQETLSSEANAATAKEREGEEEDAWKKEQAYLKALSDQYCIEKYQDSYDLMSEPPVSHLLHHVIPRSYTFPVDPTVQSATDETAVQLSELLSLPVLMKRSITAPLVSHVSLVNKAIVDYYFVELNVEKHFEALRHFLLMEDGEFAQSLSDLLFEKLGSGQTPGELLNPLVLNSILNKALQYSLHGDTQLASNLSFALKYLPEMFTPNAPDALSCLELRYKVDWPLNIVITESCMNKYNKIFSFLLQLKHMVWTLKDVWFHLKRTALVSRASNSVQFRQLQLYKHEMQHFVKVIQGYIANQILHVTWCEFGNKLSSVGNLEEIHRTHAEYLNKAIFRGLLTEKAAPVMNIIHSIFSLILKFRSQLISQSWSFDAGKQMAVHPNFGLMQQSYNTFKYYSHFLFKVVTKLVNRGYQPHLEDFLLRINFNNYYKDN